The Gammaproteobacteria bacterium genome includes a region encoding these proteins:
- the acpP gene encoding acyl carrier protein: MSSVEDQVRGIIAEQLGVKADEIRNDASFVDDLGADSLDTVELVMALEEEFETEIPDEEAEKITTVQQAIDYILAKKNES, encoded by the coding sequence ATGAGCAGCGTCGAAGATCAGGTTCGGGGGATCATTGCCGAGCAGCTGGGGGTGAAGGCCGACGAAATCAGGAACGATGCCTCCTTCGTCGACGATCTGGGTGCCGACTCGCTGGATACCGTGGAGCTCGTGATGGCGTTGGAGGAGGAGTTCGAGACCGAGATTCCGGACGAGGAGGCCGAGAAGATCACCACGGTTCAGCAAGCCATCGACTACATTCTCGCAAAGAAGAACGAATCCTGA
- the fabF gene encoding beta-ketoacyl-ACP synthase II: MAKRRIVVTGLGLISPTGNTVGEGWRNVRDGKSGIRPIDAFDTSAFSTRIAGTIVGFDVGRYMEPKEARKCDPFIHYGIAATKQALDDSGITIDDSNAHRIGVIMGSGIGGISTIEANYQKWLDSGPRRISPFFVPSSIINMISGNVAIMYGLKGPNLALVTACTTSTHCIGVAARLIQYGDADVMFAGGAEYATTPLGLGGFCAARALSQRNDDPQGASRPWDRDRDGFVLSDGAGCIALEEYEHARARGANIYAELIGFGMSDDAHHITAPAEAGEGAQLCMRNALRDAGIAPDAVDYINAHGTSTQLGDVAETVAIKATFGDHAKKLAVSSTKSTTGHMIGAAGVAEAIFTILALREQVIPPTINLENQDPACDLDYTPNEAREAKLEVALSNSFGFGGTNGTVVFRRWS, from the coding sequence GTGGCGAAGCGTCGGATCGTAGTCACAGGGCTCGGGCTGATTTCACCCACGGGCAACACCGTCGGGGAGGGCTGGCGCAACGTTCGCGACGGGAAGAGCGGCATTCGGCCGATCGACGCCTTCGACACGAGCGCGTTCTCCACGCGCATCGCCGGCACGATCGTCGGGTTCGACGTCGGCCGGTACATGGAGCCGAAGGAAGCCCGCAAGTGCGATCCGTTCATCCATTACGGTATCGCCGCCACGAAGCAAGCGCTCGACGACTCCGGAATCACGATCGACGATTCGAACGCGCACCGCATCGGTGTGATCATGGGTTCCGGGATCGGCGGCATCAGCACGATCGAAGCGAACTACCAGAAGTGGCTCGACAGCGGCCCGCGGCGCATCTCGCCGTTCTTCGTGCCGAGCAGCATCATCAACATGATCTCCGGCAACGTGGCGATCATGTACGGCTTGAAAGGCCCGAATCTCGCGCTCGTCACCGCCTGCACCACGTCGACGCACTGCATCGGCGTCGCGGCCCGCCTGATCCAGTACGGCGACGCGGACGTCATGTTCGCGGGCGGCGCCGAGTACGCGACCACGCCGCTCGGGCTCGGCGGCTTCTGCGCCGCCCGCGCTCTTTCGCAGCGCAACGACGATCCGCAGGGGGCGAGCCGCCCCTGGGACCGGGACCGCGACGGCTTCGTGCTGAGCGACGGCGCCGGCTGCATCGCGCTCGAGGAGTACGAGCACGCACGCGCCCGGGGCGCGAACATCTACGCCGAGCTGATCGGCTTCGGCATGAGCGACGACGCGCATCACATCACGGCGCCGGCGGAGGCGGGGGAGGGCGCGCAGCTCTGCATGCGCAACGCCCTTCGCGACGCCGGGATCGCGCCCGACGCCGTCGATTACATCAATGCTCACGGCACATCCACTCAGCTCGGCGACGTCGCCGAGACGGTCGCGATCAAGGCCACGTTCGGCGACCACGCGAAGAAGCTCGCGGTGAGCTCCACGAAATCGACCACGGGCCACATGATCGGCGCGGCCGGCGTCGCGGAAGCGATCTTCACGATCCTCGCGCTGCGCGAGCAGGTCATTCCTCCCACGATCAACCTCGAGAATCAGGACCCGGCCTGCGACCTCGACTACACGCCCAACGAGGCGCGGGAGGCGAAGCTCGAGGTCGCGCTGTCGAATTCGTTCGGTTTCGGCGGGACGAACGGCACGGTCGTCTTCAGGCGGTGGAGCTGA
- the pabC gene encoding aminodeoxychorismate lyase, whose amino-acid sequence MESLWLVNGERKNVDPSDRGLAYGDGVFETMACRAGRIRWLDYHLDRLTHGCARLAIPTPDRSALRAEIEAHCPALEDAVVKLIVTRGSGARGYAPPEPAKPTRILSIAPWSEPPAADYTRGIGLKTCALRLGENPQLAGLKHLCRLEQVLARMELVGTSAQEGLVRSSGGFVVGGISSNVFAVRGGRLLTPRLTRCGVHGVMRRVVLEQAARAGLEAIEADIDLPTLLDADELFVTNALFGIKPVSRVDACVFSVGPRTQALMRLLGYGPNA is encoded by the coding sequence GTGGAATCGCTTTGGCTCGTCAACGGTGAGCGCAAGAACGTCGATCCCTCGGATCGAGGTCTCGCCTACGGCGACGGCGTGTTCGAGACGATGGCGTGCCGGGCCGGACGCATCCGCTGGCTCGACTACCATCTCGATCGCCTCACGCACGGTTGCGCTCGGCTCGCGATACCGACGCCGGACCGCTCGGCCCTGCGCGCCGAGATCGAAGCCCACTGCCCCGCGCTCGAGGATGCGGTCGTCAAGCTGATCGTCACGCGCGGTTCCGGCGCACGCGGCTATGCGCCGCCGGAGCCCGCGAAACCCACGCGGATTCTGTCGATCGCGCCCTGGTCCGAGCCGCCCGCCGCCGATTACACTCGGGGCATCGGCTTGAAGACCTGCGCCTTGCGGCTGGGCGAGAACCCACAGCTCGCGGGGCTCAAGCATTTGTGCCGGCTCGAGCAGGTGCTTGCTCGGATGGAGCTCGTGGGAACCAGCGCGCAAGAGGGACTCGTGCGAAGCAGCGGCGGCTTCGTCGTCGGCGGGATCTCGAGCAACGTATTCGCCGTTCGCGGAGGCCGCCTGCTGACGCCGCGGCTCACGCGCTGCGGCGTGCACGGCGTGATGCGGCGCGTCGTTCTCGAGCAGGCCGCACGAGCCGGGCTCGAGGCGATCGAGGCCGACATCGACCTTCCGACGCTCCTCGACGCGGACGAGCTGTTCGTGACCAACGCGCTGTTCGGCATCAAGCCGGTCAGCCGTGTCGATGCATGCGTCTTTTCGGTGGGGCCGCGCACGCAAGCGCTGATGCGGCTGCTCGGGTACGGGCCGA